The Microcoleus sp. FACHB-68 genome includes a region encoding these proteins:
- a CDS encoding TIGR03032 family protein translates to MIQLSNSASEPSPVLKITCSRHFQDWLHSQQISLAFTTYQSNRLFLIGLKPDGQLSAFNRSFDRPMGLYATDERLYMSTRFHLWQIEGISVNTAGKESFNSYQDYDKIYLPRTGYITGDLNTHDVVVLPESEEIVFVNTLFSCLATVHPQYSFNPIWKPPFISKLVPEDRCHLNGVAVVEGKPRYVTAVSDSDVASNWRQKRDKGGVIMDVQTDEVLVAGLSMPHSPRVYNGKLWLLNSGTGEFGYADLDTGKFEPVAFCPGFVRGLAFHNHFAIVGMSKPRDGRLAGLQLEQNLAARGTVAYCGLMVIDLNAGKIVHWLQLDGEVCELYDVAVLPGVRQAAIIGLEGDEIERLVTFPNAQGIVITKPAVASAKGEPINAPSPIPDSPSPTSFQVKYQMVHNLDVASSCEYDALTFPSLKKRWQTRQLRGDLLGVSASVGGQLVGFAIAEVLPEDKRAEIISFLVVPEFRNQKIGTQLLYFLEKGLADNGCRQIDISYQQTQITQLALEPILRKLSWQPPESKFLLCKTTTEKIAQAPWLYKTKLPAEFEIFPWQELTQAEAQKIIERKDYPEALSPFGDAGRIEFLNSLGLRYQGEVIGWVVTHRVAPDTIRYSSLFVSENFQKFGRGIPALAEAIRRQIASSVPYCTYSIAWENEAMRNFSRRRIEPYLTFCSEARHSFKQL, encoded by the coding sequence GTGATACAGCTATCGAACTCAGCCTCAGAACCCTCTCCAGTCTTGAAAATTACTTGTTCGCGTCATTTTCAAGACTGGTTACACTCCCAGCAAATTAGCCTCGCTTTCACGACTTATCAATCCAACCGGCTATTTTTAATTGGATTAAAACCAGACGGGCAACTTTCTGCGTTTAATCGCAGTTTTGACCGGCCAATGGGACTGTATGCTACAGATGAGCGGCTTTACATGAGCACACGATTTCATCTGTGGCAAATTGAAGGCATCAGTGTAAATACTGCCGGCAAAGAAAGCTTTAATTCCTACCAAGACTATGACAAAATTTATCTGCCGCGAACCGGGTATATTACCGGCGATTTAAACACCCATGATGTCGTAGTTCTTCCAGAATCTGAAGAAATCGTTTTTGTTAATACGTTGTTTAGCTGCCTTGCCACTGTTCATCCGCAGTACAGCTTTAACCCGATTTGGAAACCTCCTTTTATCTCCAAACTTGTCCCCGAAGATCGCTGCCACCTCAACGGAGTCGCGGTAGTCGAGGGAAAACCCCGCTATGTTACTGCCGTGAGTGATTCGGATGTGGCGTCAAACTGGCGGCAAAAGCGGGATAAAGGCGGAGTAATCATGGATGTGCAAACAGATGAGGTACTCGTTGCCGGTCTTTCCATGCCCCACTCACCCAGAGTTTACAACGGCAAACTGTGGCTGCTCAACTCCGGCACTGGGGAATTTGGATATGCGGATCTTGACACCGGCAAGTTTGAACCCGTTGCCTTTTGTCCGGGTTTTGTGCGGGGATTAGCATTTCACAACCATTTTGCCATTGTGGGAATGTCTAAACCCCGCGATGGACGCTTAGCCGGCTTGCAACTTGAACAAAACCTAGCCGCCAGAGGAACCGTTGCCTATTGCGGCTTAATGGTGATTGACTTAAATGCCGGCAAGATTGTCCACTGGCTGCAACTGGATGGGGAAGTCTGCGAATTGTACGATGTTGCGGTATTGCCGGGAGTGCGTCAAGCCGCCATTATCGGATTAGAAGGCGATGAAATTGAGCGTCTTGTAACATTCCCGAATGCTCAAGGTATTGTTATCACAAAACCTGCCGTCGCATCGGCAAAAGGGGAACCCATTAACGCCCCATCCCCAATCCCCGATTCCCCATCCCCAACATCATTCCAGGTTAAATACCAAATGGTGCATAACCTGGATGTTGCTTCTTCTTGTGAATACGATGCCCTAACCTTTCCGAGTCTTAAAAAACGCTGGCAAACCCGACAACTGCGAGGCGACTTGTTGGGCGTATCCGCCTCAGTTGGTGGGCAGCTTGTTGGCTTTGCAATTGCAGAAGTTTTGCCAGAAGACAAGCGTGCTGAAATCATTTCTTTTTTGGTTGTTCCAGAGTTTCGCAATCAAAAGATTGGAACTCAATTACTTTACTTTTTAGAAAAAGGATTGGCAGATAATGGCTGCCGGCAAATAGACATTTCTTATCAGCAAACACAAATAACTCAGTTAGCCTTAGAACCGATTCTCAGGAAACTAAGCTGGCAACCACCTGAATCAAAATTTTTGCTGTGTAAAACCACAACGGAAAAAATTGCTCAAGCACCTTGGCTGTACAAAACCAAGTTGCCGGCAGAGTTTGAAATTTTCCCTTGGCAGGAATTAACGCAAGCCGAAGCGCAAAAAATTATTGAGCGAAAAGACTATCCAGAAGCTTTAAGTCCTTTTGGAGATGCCGGCAGAATCGAATTTCTCAATAGTTTAGGATTGCGCTATCAAGGCGAAGTGATTGGCTGGGTGGTAACTCACCGGGTTGCGCCGGATACCATTCGCTATTCTTCCTTATTCGTTTCAGAGAACTTCCAAAAATTCGGACGGGGTATTCCAGCTTTGGCGGAAGCAATTCGACGGCAAATTGCGAGTTCCGTGCCTTACTGTACCTATTCTATTGCTTGGGAGAATGAAGCCATGCGGAATTTTTCAAGACGCCGAATCGAGCCTTATTTAACTTTTTGTAGTGAAGCACGGCATTCATTTAAGCAACTTTAA
- a CDS encoding putative Ig domain-containing protein, which translates to MATFQEQAGSNNPFNGVDVGEGSRPTFADIDSDGDLDAFIGELLYGKVRYYRNDGGTFSEQIGSNNPLNDVNVVAYSAPALADIDLDGDLDAFIGTSSNGTIRYYRNDGGTFSEQIGTSNPFNGVDVVDVSKPTFVDMDGDGDLDAFIGAYDGTVHHYRNDGGTFSEQTGTSNPFNGVDVGRLSAPALADIDSDGDSDAFIGEENGTIRYYRNDGGTFSEQIGTNNPLNGINLGSQSTPTFADIDSDGVLDAFIGARDGTIRYYENAPVVRIATGTSPTEAGTAGTFILTLSEPTPVAGITVSYTVAGTASNGTDYDALSGTVSFAAGETVATINVVPTDDAIADPNETVTLTVTDTASYNVAVVPNNTATLTIEDNDIEYAIAAGTPTVAEGNTDNTTPIKYTITRTGRTDQASSVNFDLAGTATNNADYTLAGVAGANITNTGNTVNFAAGATVATVTVDVAGDVVDEEDETVQISLSSPTAPAGFQATVPVAAPATTTITDDDITGFSITPAGVTLNTNEAGGTATFTVQLNTQPTSDVSIALSSSNTAEGTVSSSVTFNSLNWNTPQTVTITGQDDLNADGEVAYQITTAGAVSTDAKYNGLDAPDINVTNTDNDSAGITITQSGGITSVAEGGVSDSYQIALNTIPTGSVEITVTADAQTQISLDGTTFSNTLTFTRSDLGAQTIAVRAVDDSIISEGTHAGTITHAITNSPDSNYPTTLAINLVNVSLTDNDNPPTVTNINKAGVEDTAITFTGADFTGAFSDVDGNSLTKIQIVTLPANGNLSLNGTAVTTGQEIALASLSNLSFTPSANFNGNVSFNWKGFDGTAYAAADATVNLSFSAINDAATVTNIVKAGTEDIAITFAAADFTGAFSDVDGNSLNKIKITSVPGNGTLKLSGVAVAVNQEIEVANVGNLSFSPSANFNGNISFNWNGFDGTAYAAADATVNLTVSAVDDLPTLSTAINDQSATQNTGFYLTVAENTFTDVDGDTLTYSASLENGGALPSWLSFNPTTRTFSGTPAPNNLGAINVKVSASDGVATASDVLTLTVNATLNTAPVVATPISDRTGTAGTVFSYTFPENTFVDADGDALTYTLTLADGSPLPAWLSFNAQTRTISGTPPEVTAGTFAILVTASDTAGASVGDSFNLAVSAATPTPTPNPIPTPAPIPNPTPAPTPNPTPAPTPNPTPAPAPNPTPTPAPTATPGIANLGNLALGIPIIPNVNEVESTLNGGQSDDTITGTNTAEAIDGFAGSDWLFGGIGNDNIIGGDGIDILFGNAGADYIDGGNDIDVIFAGKDNDVVLGQDGDDLLFGEQESDTVLGGAGNDYINGNANNDTLDGGNGNDTINGGKDNDLLIGNLGADLLLGDIANDTVVGGDGNDYLNGNVGNDLLDGGNGNDTQSGGKDEDILIGNTGDDTLSGDAGNDALYGNAGADLLDGGDGNDTLHGGKDDDTLIGGSGDDILNGDMGNDSLIGGAGNDRFVLKSGAGSDTITDFTDGEDLLGLSAGLTFENLTITAGNNAALISAGDELLASLSGVQDGFINVNDFVQV; encoded by the coding sequence ATGGCAACTTTTCAAGAACAAGCCGGCAGCAATAACCCCTTCAACGGTGTGGATGTGGGGGAAGGAAGCCGCCCAACCTTTGCTGATATTGACTCAGATGGAGATTTAGACGCTTTTATTGGGGAACTATTGTACGGTAAAGTCCGCTACTACCGCAACGATGGCGGGACGTTTAGCGAGCAAATCGGCAGCAATAACCCCTTAAACGATGTGAATGTGGTGGCTTACAGCGCCCCAGCCTTAGCCGATATTGACTTGGACGGGGATCTAGACGCTTTTATTGGGACAAGTAGTAATGGCACAATCCGCTACTATCGCAACGATGGCGGGACATTTAGCGAGCAAATCGGCACCAGCAATCCCTTTAACGGTGTGGATGTGGTAGATGTCAGCAAACCAACCTTTGTCGATATGGACGGTGATGGGGATTTAGATGCTTTTATTGGGGCTTATGATGGCACAGTGCACCACTACCGCAACGATGGCGGGACATTTAGCGAGCAAACTGGCACCAGTAACCCCTTTAACGGCGTAGATGTGGGGCGTCTCAGCGCCCCAGCCTTAGCCGATATTGACTCAGATGGAGATAGTGATGCTTTTATTGGGGAAGAAAACGGCACAATCCGCTACTATCGTAACGATGGCGGGACATTTAGCGAGCAAATCGGCACTAATAACCCCTTAAACGGTATAAATCTCGGTTCTCAGAGCACCCCAACCTTTGCCGATATTGACAGTGATGGGGTTTTAGATGCTTTTATTGGGGCACGGGATGGCACAATTCGCTACTACGAAAATGCGCCCGTTGTGAGGATCGCCACCGGCACCTCTCCAACAGAAGCAGGGACAGCCGGCACCTTTATCCTCACCCTCAGTGAGCCGACACCTGTCGCTGGCATCACGGTATCTTACACAGTGGCAGGTACTGCCTCCAATGGCACCGACTATGATGCTTTATCGGGAACAGTCTCTTTTGCGGCAGGGGAAACAGTTGCCACCATTAACGTCGTTCCCACCGACGATGCAATTGCCGATCCAAACGAAACTGTTACCCTTACCGTCACCGACACTGCGAGTTACAACGTCGCGGTTGTGCCCAATAATACCGCCACGCTAACCATTGAAGATAATGATATCGAATATGCCATCGCCGCCGGCACCCCCACAGTCGCGGAAGGAAACACCGACAACACCACTCCCATCAAGTATACCATTACCCGCACAGGGCGCACAGATCAAGCCAGCAGCGTCAATTTTGACTTAGCCGGCACCGCTACCAATAACGCAGATTACACCCTAGCCGGAGTTGCCGGCGCAAACATTACCAATACCGGAAATACCGTTAACTTTGCTGCCGGTGCAACCGTCGCCACCGTCACCGTTGATGTTGCCGGCGACGTTGTCGATGAAGAAGACGAAACCGTGCAAATTTCTCTTTCTTCCCCTACTGCACCTGCCGGTTTCCAAGCAACCGTTCCCGTCGCCGCGCCTGCCACGACAACAATTACTGATGACGATATAACCGGCTTTAGCATTACCCCTGCCGGTGTCACCCTCAACACAAATGAAGCCGGAGGAACGGCAACTTTTACGGTTCAGTTAAATACTCAACCTACATCTGATGTCAGCATTGCTTTAAGCAGCAGCAATACTGCTGAAGGAACTGTCTCTTCATCAGTAACATTTAATTCCCTCAACTGGAATACCCCTCAAACTGTCACGATTACTGGACAAGATGATCTCAATGCTGATGGGGAAGTTGCCTATCAAATTACTACTGCCGGTGCTGTTAGCACGGATGCCAAGTATAACGGTTTAGATGCACCTGATATTAATGTCACCAACACCGATAACGATAGTGCCGGCATCACAATTACTCAATCCGGTGGCATCACCTCTGTTGCGGAAGGGGGTGTTAGCGACAGTTACCAAATTGCCTTAAATACAATTCCCACAGGCAGCGTTGAAATTACGGTGACGGCAGACGCCCAAACCCAAATCAGTTTGGATGGAACCACGTTTTCCAACACTCTAACTTTCACCCGTAGCGATCTGGGCGCTCAAACAATTGCTGTACGAGCTGTCGATGATTCTATCATCAGTGAAGGCACTCATGCCGGCACGATTACCCACGCGATTACAAATAGCCCAGATAGCAATTATCCCACAACGCTGGCGATTAATTTGGTTAATGTCAGCCTTACTGATAACGACAATCCGCCGACGGTTACGAATATCAATAAAGCAGGCGTTGAAGACACCGCTATTACTTTTACTGGGGCTGATTTTACGGGTGCCTTTAGCGATGTTGATGGCAACAGTTTAACGAAAATTCAGATTGTGACATTACCGGCCAATGGCAACTTAAGTTTAAATGGCACGGCTGTCACAACAGGGCAAGAAATTGCCTTGGCTTCTTTAAGCAATCTTTCTTTCACGCCATCTGCTAATTTCAATGGCAATGTTAGCTTTAATTGGAAGGGGTTTGATGGCACAGCTTACGCGGCTGCCGATGCGACAGTTAACTTAAGTTTTAGCGCCATTAATGATGCAGCGACTGTCACTAATATTGTCAAAGCCGGCACTGAAGATATCGCCATTACTTTTGCAGCAGCTGATTTTACTGGTGCCTTTAGTGATGTTGATGGCAACAGTTTAAACAAAATTAAAATCACTTCTGTCCCCGGAAACGGCACCCTAAAGTTGAGTGGGGTTGCCGTGGCAGTTAATCAGGAAATTGAGGTTGCCAATGTCGGCAATCTTTCCTTCAGCCCATCTGCCAATTTTAACGGCAATATTAGCTTTAATTGGAATGGGTTTGATGGCACGGCTTATGCGGCTGCCGACGCAACAGTAAATTTAACGGTTAGCGCGGTTGATGATCTGCCAACGTTATCAACAGCTATTAATGATCAAAGTGCAACACAAAATACTGGCTTTTATTTAACGGTTGCCGAGAATACTTTCACCGATGTAGATGGCGACACCCTAACTTATAGCGCGAGTTTAGAAAATGGGGGTGCTTTGCCAAGTTGGTTAAGCTTTAACCCAACAACGCGCACGTTTTCAGGAACACCAGCACCGAATAATTTAGGGGCAATTAATGTAAAAGTCTCCGCATCAGATGGCGTGGCAACTGCCAGCGATGTGTTGACTTTAACCGTTAACGCAACACTGAATACTGCGCCGGTAGTGGCAACACCTATATCAGATCGCACGGGGACGGCGGGAACCGTCTTTAGTTATACGTTCCCAGAAAATACGTTTGTGGATGCGGATGGGGATGCGCTGACTTATACGTTGACGCTGGCGGATGGCAGTCCCTTGCCGGCATGGTTGAGTTTTAATGCACAAACACGCACGATTTCAGGGACACCTCCCGAAGTGACGGCAGGGACGTTTGCTATTTTGGTAACGGCATCAGATACTGCCGGTGCTTCTGTCGGTGATAGCTTTAATTTGGCGGTGAGTGCTGCCACACCCACTCCTACACCCAACCCAATACCAACGCCGGCACCAATTCCCAACCCAACACCGGCACCAACTCCCAACCCAACACCGGCACCAACTCCTAACCCAACACCGGCACCCGCTCCCAACCCAACACCCACACCGGCACCCACAGCAACACCCGGCATTGCGAATCTGGGAAATCTTGCACTTGGCATCCCCATCATTCCCAATGTCAATGAAGTTGAATCAACGCTTAATGGGGGCCAGTCAGACGATACAATCACCGGCACAAATACAGCCGAAGCAATTGATGGCTTTGCCGGCAGTGATTGGCTGTTCGGCGGCATTGGTAATGACAATATCATCGGCGGTGACGGAATTGATATTCTATTTGGAAATGCCGGCGCTGATTATATCGATGGCGGCAATGATATTGACGTAATCTTTGCCGGTAAAGACAATGATGTTGTCTTAGGACAAGATGGGGATGATTTGCTGTTTGGTGAACAGGAGAGTGACACTGTTTTAGGCGGTGCCGGCAATGACTATATTAATGGCAATGCTAATAATGACACCCTCGATGGTGGTAATGGTAATGACACAATCAATGGGGGCAAAGATAATGATCTGCTCATTGGAAACCTAGGCGCGGATCTGCTGCTTGGAGATATAGCCAACGATACTGTTGTTGGCGGTGATGGCAACGACTACCTCAACGGCAATGTGGGCAATGATCTCCTCGATGGTGGTAATGGTAATGATACCCAGAGCGGCGGCAAAGACGAAGATATTCTCATTGGCAATACCGGCGATGATACCCTGAGCGGGGATGCCGGCAATGATGCACTCTACGGCAACGCGGGTGCGGATCTTTTGGATGGCGGTGATGGCAATGATACCCTCCACGGCGGCAAAGATGATGACACACTGATCGGCGGTAGTGGCGATGATATTCTCAATGGGGATATGGGGAATGACAGCTTAATCGGTGGTGCCGGCAATGATCGTTTTGTGCTGAAATCGGGTGCCGGCAGCGATACGATTACCGATTTCACAGATGGGGAAGATTTGCTGGGTTTAAGTGCCGGTTTAACCTTCGAGAATCTCACCATTACTGCGGGTAATAACGCTGCTTTGATTAGTGCCGGTGATGAACTTCTTGCTTCTTTAAGTGGAGTGCAAGACGGCTTTATCAATGTTAATGATTTTGTCCAAGTGTAG
- a CDS encoding class I SAM-dependent methyltransferase: MPVNNKEQLFDLWAPSYDSLFPSVIYQAIHQRLLEYIDLPPQPNVLDLGCGTGRLLSRLAATFPDLRGTGLDLSAQMIRQARSRNHHRPRLIYIQGNALALPFADGQFNAIFNTLSFLHYPSPEQVFAEVSRVLQKGGKFYLVDITTNQQSQPHYLGVSPGDIRFYSSQARELLGIESGFNCVGHYYLLGPVLLTIFAHPS, from the coding sequence ATGCCGGTGAATAACAAAGAGCAACTGTTTGATCTGTGGGCACCTTCCTACGACTCTCTTTTCCCCTCTGTCATTTATCAAGCAATTCACCAAAGGTTGCTTGAATATATTGATTTACCTCCTCAACCCAATGTTTTGGATCTAGGTTGTGGAACAGGCCGGCTGCTTTCAAGATTGGCCGCTACTTTTCCAGATTTGCGTGGCACCGGCTTAGATTTATCTGCTCAAATGATCCGTCAAGCCCGCAGCCGCAATCATCACCGGCCTCGTCTTATTTACATACAAGGAAACGCCCTTGCACTTCCCTTTGCAGATGGTCAGTTTAATGCTATTTTCAACACCCTGAGTTTTTTGCACTACCCCTCCCCTGAACAAGTGTTTGCAGAAGTCAGCCGGGTCTTGCAAAAAGGTGGAAAGTTTTATTTAGTTGATATTACCACCAACCAGCAATCCCAGCCTCACTATTTAGGGGTTTCTCCCGGTGATATCCGGTTTTACAGTTCGCAAGCTCGTGAACTATTGGGAATTGAATCAGGATTTAATTGTGTGGGTCATTACTATTTGTTAGGGCCGGTTTTGTTAACCATTTTTGCTCACCCCTCCTAA
- a CDS encoding putative Ig domain-containing protein, producing the protein MAAFQEQTGSNNPFNGVDVGGSSKPTLGDIDADGDLDAVIGDSTYYNSQGTSDGKIRYYRNDGGTFIELFGTSKPFDVSAVGSSRLAPSVAPTLGDIDSDGDLDAFITVIRPTLLAEQDGTSRYYYRNDSGTFSEQTGSNNPLNNVYVGFSSAPTFADIDNDGDLDAFIGAWDGTIRYYLNDSGTFSEQTGSSNPFDGVDVGNNSKPTFADIDGDGDSDAFIGTSDGIIRYYRNAGGTFSEQTGSNNPLNGVDVGYDSAPTFADIDGDGDSDAFIGERDGTIRYYENVPVSIAAGTSPTEAGTTGTFIVRLSEPAPDGGLTVSYTVGGTASSGTDYNALSGTVSFAAGETVATINVVPIHDTIVDQNETVQVTLTNTTSAAVRVSPNNTATLTIEDNDIEYAIVAGTPTVAEGNIGNTTPITYTITRTGRTDQASSVNFDLAGTATNNADYTLARVSGAGGSSSTPDENIMYFLDGSTTATITLDVLGDVVDEDNETVEISLFSPTAPAGFQATVPVATPARTTITDDDTAGFSITPVGVTLNTNEAGGTATFTLQLDTQPTSDVTIALNSSNTAEGTVTSSVTFNSTNWNTPQTVTITGQDDLNADGEVAYQIITDGAVSSDANYNGLDAPDINVTNTDNDSPGTTITQSDGITSVAPRGVTDSYQIALNTVPTGSVEITVTADAQTQISLDGTTFSNTLTFTRSDLTAQTISVRAVDDSIVSEGTHAGTITHAITNSPDSNYPTTLAINSVNVSLTENTAPTVATPISDTQATAGTLFSYTFPNNTFVDADGNALTYTLTLADGSPLPAWLSFEEQTRTISGTPPEGTAETFDILVTASDTAGASNSERFNLAVSNPTPTPTPNPTPRPTPNPTPAPTATPTATPTPTPGIADLGNLALGIPIIPNINEVESTLTGGESDDTITGTNAAEAIDGFAGDDWLFGSGANDNLIGSDGIDILFGNAGADNIDGGNDIDVIFAGKDNDVVLGQDGDDLLFGEQGNDTVHGSAGNDYINGNANNDTLDGGNGNDTINGGKDNDLLIGNLGADLLLGDIANDTVVGGDGNDYLNGNVGNDLLDGGNGNDTQSGGKDEDILIGNTGDDTLSGDAGNDALYGNAGADLLDGGDGNDSLHGGKDDDTLIGGSGDDILSGDMGNDSLIGGAGNDRFVLKVGAGSDTITDFTDGEDLLGLSAGLTFENLTITAGNNATLILAGDELLASLKGVEAGLITGEDFTSI; encoded by the coding sequence ATGGCAGCTTTTCAAGAACAAACCGGCAGCAATAACCCCTTTAATGGTGTTGATGTGGGGGGTTCCAGCAAACCAACCTTAGGCGATATTGACGCTGATGGGGATTTAGACGCTGTTATTGGTGACAGTACATATTACAATTCGCAGGGGACTTCGGATGGCAAAATCCGCTACTACCGCAACGATGGGGGCACTTTCATCGAACTTTTCGGCACGAGTAAACCCTTTGACGTGTCTGCGGTCGGTAGTAGTAGGCTCGCCCCTAGTGTCGCCCCAACCTTGGGCGATATTGACTCTGATGGGGATTTAGATGCTTTTATTACGGTAATAAGACCTACTCTTCTTGCGGAACAGGACGGCACAAGCCGCTACTACTACCGCAACGATAGCGGGACATTTAGCGAGCAAACTGGCAGCAATAATCCCTTGAACAATGTGTATGTGGGGTTTAGCAGCGCCCCAACCTTTGCCGATATAGACAATGATGGAGATTTAGATGCTTTTATTGGGGCATGGGACGGCACAATCCGCTACTACCTCAACGATAGCGGCACCTTTAGCGAGCAAACTGGCAGCAGTAACCCCTTTGACGGTGTGGATGTGGGGAATAACAGCAAACCAACCTTTGCCGATATAGATGGGGATGGGGATAGTGATGCTTTTATTGGGACAAGTGACGGCATAATCCGCTACTATCGCAACGCTGGCGGGACATTTAGCGAGCAAACTGGCAGCAATAACCCCTTGAACGGTGTAGATGTGGGGTATGACAGCGCCCCAACCTTTGCCGATATAGATGGAGATGGGGATAGTGATGCTTTTATTGGGGAACGTGACGGCACAATCCGCTACTACGAAAACGTGCCCGTAAGCATCGCCGCCGGCACGTCTCCAACAGAAGCCGGGACAACGGGCACCTTTATCGTTCGTCTCAGTGAGCCGGCACCGGATGGTGGCCTGACGGTATCTTACACGGTAGGGGGTACAGCCTCCAGTGGCACCGACTACAATGCTTTATCGGGAACTGTCTCCTTTGCCGCCGGGGAAACAGTTGCCACAATTAATGTCGTTCCCATCCATGATACGATTGTCGATCAAAATGAGACGGTACAAGTTACCCTCACTAACACGACGAGTGCCGCGGTAAGGGTTTCGCCCAATAACACCGCCACGCTAACCATTGAAGATAATGATATCGAATATGCCATCGTGGCCGGCACTCCTACAGTAGCGGAAGGAAACATCGGCAACACCACACCCATCACCTATACCATTACCCGCACAGGGCGCACAGATCAAGCCAGCAGCGTCAATTTTGACTTAGCCGGCACCGCTACCAATAACGCAGATTACACCCTAGCCAGGGTTTCCGGAGCCGGTGGTAGCAGTAGCACTCCCGACGAAAATATCATGTACTTTCTTGACGGTTCAACAACTGCAACCATCACCCTAGATGTATTAGGCGATGTTGTGGATGAAGATAACGAAACCGTAGAAATTTCTCTTTTTTCCCCTACTGCACCTGCCGGTTTCCAAGCAACAGTTCCCGTCGCCACGCCTGCCAGGACAACAATTACTGATGACGATACGGCAGGCTTTAGCATTACCCCTGTCGGTGTCACGCTCAACACAAATGAAGCCGGGGGAACGGCAACTTTTACCCTTCAGCTAGATACTCAACCGACATCTGATGTCACTATTGCTTTAAATAGCAGCAACACTGCCGAAGGAACTGTCACTTCATCGGTGACATTTAATTCCACTAATTGGAATACTCCTCAAACTGTCACGATTACAGGGCAAGATGATCTTAATGCTGATGGGGAAGTTGCCTATCAAATTATCACGGACGGTGCTGTTAGTAGTGATGCCAACTATAACGGTTTAGATGCGCCAGATATTAATGTCACCAATACCGATAACGATAGTCCTGGCACTACAATTACTCAATCAGATGGCATTACATCTGTTGCTCCACGGGGAGTTACCGACAGTTACCAAATTGCCTTAAATACCGTTCCTACCGGCTCTGTAGAAATTACGGTGACTGCTGACGCACAAACCCAAATTAGTTTAGATGGAACCACGTTTTCCAACACTCTAACCTTCACTCGTAGCGATCTCACCGCCCAAACAATTTCTGTACGAGCTGTGGATGATTCTATTGTTAGTGAAGGCACTCATGCCGGCACGATTACCCACGCAATTACAAATAGCCCAGATAGCAATTATCCGACCACGCTAGCGATTAATTCGGTTAATGTTTCCCTCACGGAGAATACTGCGCCGACTGTTGCAACGCCAATTTCAGATACCCAGGCGACGGCGGGAACACTCTTTAGCTATACCTTCCCGAACAATACGTTTGTTGATGCCGATGGCAATGCGCTGACTTATACGTTGACGCTAGCAGATGGCAGTCCCTTACCGGCCTGGTTGAGTTTCGAGGAGCAAACCCGCACGATTTCAGGGACGCCCCCAGAAGGGACGGCAGAGACGTTTGATATTTTGGTAACGGCATCAGATACTGCCGGTGCCAGTAATAGTGAGCGCTTTAATTTGGCGGTGAGTAATCCGACGCCAACCCCGACACCTAATCCAACTCCAAGACCGACACCTAACCCAACACCGGCACCCACAGCAACACCCACAGCAACACCCACACCAACTCCTGGCATTGCCGATCTAGGAAATCTTGCACTTGGCATCCCCATCATTCCCAATATCAATGAAGTTGAATCTACTCTTACTGGGGGCGAGTCGGACGATACAATCACCGGCACAAATGCAGCCGAAGCAATTGATGGCTTTGCCGGCGATGATTGGCTCTTTGGCAGTGGCGCTAATGACAATCTCATCGGCAGTGACGGAATTGACATCTTATTTGGAAATGCCGGCGCTGATAATATCGATGGCGGCAATGATATTGACGTAATCTTTGCCGGTAAAGACAATGATGTTGTCTTAGGACAAGATGGGGATGATTTGCTGTTTGGTGAACAGGGAAATGACACGGTTCATGGAAGTGCCGGCAATGACTATATTAATGGCAATGCTAATAATGACACCCTCGATGGTGGTAATGGTAATGACACAATCAATGGGGGCAAAGATAATGATCTGCTCATTGGAAACCTAGGCGCGGATCTGCTGCTTGGAGATATAGCCAACGATACTGTTGTTGGCGGTGATGGCAACGACTACCTCAACGGCAATGTGGGCAATGATCTCCTCGATGGTGGTAATGGTAATGATACCCAGAGCGGCGGCAAAGACGAAGATATTCTCATTGGCAATACCGGCGATGATACCCTGAGCGGGGATGCCGGCAATGATGCACTCTACGGCAACGCGGGTGCGGATCTTTTGGATGGCGGCGATGGCAATGATAGCCTCCACGGCGGCAAAGATGATGACACTCTCATCGGCGGTAGTGGGGATGATATTCTCAGTGGAGATATGGGGAATGACAGTTTAATCGGCGGTGCCGGCAATGATCGTTTTGTGCTGAAAGTCGGTGCCGGCAGTGATACGATTACTGATTTCACAGATGGGGAAGATTTGCTGGGTTTAAGTGCCGGTTTAACGTTCGAGAATCTTACGATTACTGCGGGTAATAATGCTACTTTAATTCTTGCCGGTGATGAACTGTTAGCTTCCTTAAAGGGAGTAGAAGCCGGCTTGATTACCGGCGAGGATTTCACCAGCATCTAA